A genomic stretch from Solenopsis invicta isolate M01_SB chromosome 15, UNIL_Sinv_3.0, whole genome shotgun sequence includes:
- the LOC120359672 gene encoding uncharacterized protein LOC120359672: MVTDEPTISIRTIARNQGVSVSTVHKALKAARFHPYKVTLTQELHINDEARRLRYCQWFCNECEEDYNFPKRIEFSDECVFHNNGTVNRHNMHYWATENPHWMQQAHTQVRWSVNVWAGILGDHIIGPYFFDGKVDGNAYRTFLENQFVDLMGEVPLESRINMWFQQDGHPAHTARATRELLNRKFGAHWIGLHGSHEWPPRSPYTTRFLSVGSF; this comes from the coding sequence ATGGTTACGGATGAGCCAACCATCAGTATCCGAACCATAGCGCGGAATCAAGGCGTTAGCGTGAGTACGGTACATAAAGCTTTAAAAGCGGCTCGCTTCCATCCCTACAAAGTAACCTTGACTCAAGAGCTGCATATTAACGATGAAGCTCGCAGATTGAGATATTGTCAGTGGTTCTGTAATGAATGTGAGGAAGATTATAATTTTCCCAAACGCATTGAATTTTCGGATGAATGCGTTTTCCATAATAATGGCACCGTCAACCGCCATAACATGCATTACTGGGCCACTGAGAATCCTCACTGGATGCAGCAAGCACATACCCAAGTGAGGTGGTCGGTGAACGTTTGGGCAGGTATTCTTGGAGACCACATCATTGGGCCATATTTTTTTGATGGTAAGGTCGATGGCAATGCATACCgaacatttcttgaaaatcaatTTGTCGACCTGATGGGTGAGGTGCCACTGGAATCACGTATTAACATGTGGTTCCAGCAGGACGGCCATCCTGCACACACCGCCAGGGCGACAAGAGAATTATTGAATCGAAAGTTCGGTGCTCATTGGATCGGTCTTCACGGTTCTCATGAATGGCCACCGCGTTCACCTTACACCACTAGATTTCTTTCTGTGGGGTCATTTTAA